In Aedes albopictus strain Foshan chromosome 3, AalbF5, whole genome shotgun sequence, the following are encoded in one genomic region:
- the LOC134289980 gene encoding procollagen-lysine,2-oxoglutarate 5-dioxygenase: MCSGIVLMQLLAVSVIALSHRCVVEEKPPLVFTVASNATEGYLRYIRSAKYHGIEVTTLGMGKPWLGGDMTRLGGGYKVNLLRDALKPYKADDDRIVLFTDSYDVLFLASMEKIIEKFRTFDASILFGSEGFCWPDEELKAKYPVLEGRGTRYLNSGLFMGYASKVYRMLKTPVKDTDDDQLYYTKAYLDEKQRNELKIKLDHTAALFQNLNGMEEQVILALDEDTKEAFLKNTEYSTVPHLIHGNGPSKLVLNGYANYLAGAFVDGECKTVNEDLIELDEENLPTVMLALFIEKATPFIEEWFEGIARINYPLKKMDLLIHNNVDYHKPTIDAFVEKYSSSYRSYRMVDYTDDYEELAGRTLAVSQCLKKQCDYLLVVDADGHIDNPDMLRKLIVQNKSIISPMLNRPEKVWSNFWGALSSQGFYARSSDYMDIVSRKILGQWNVPFISTIYLVKSSVLPLASYELQGTDPDMAFCWHMRSKGVFMYVINVEQYGHLIDSDYYDTTKIHPDFYQLFNNKHDWETKYISPEYYKQLEKDYVQTQPCPDVYWLAIATETFCDHLKEIVETFGKWSDGTHSDKRLQGGYEAVPTRDIHMNQVGLEQVWLKFLQLYVKPLQEKVFIGYYHDPPRSLMNFVVRYRPDEQPSLRPHHDSSTYTINIALNRAGIDYEGGGCHFLRYNCSVTDTRKGWMLMHPGRLTHFHEGLRTTSGTRYIMISFVDP; the protein is encoded by the exons AAAAACCTCCTCTAGTGTTCACTGTGGCAAGTAATGCAACCGAAGGATACCTCCGATATATCCGTTCGGCAAAGTACCATGGAATAGAG GTAACGACACTTGGCATGGGCAAGCCATGGCTCGGAGGTGACATGACCCGACTAGGCGGGGGCTACAAAGTCAACCTGCTGCGAGACGCCCTGAAACCCTACAAAGCCGACGATGATCGCATCGTGCTGTTCACCGACAGTTACGACGTTCTGTTCCTGGCATCCATGGAGAAAATCATCGAAAAATTCCGAACCTTCGATGCCTCTATCCTGTTCGGATCGGAAGGATTCTGCTGGCCAGATGAGGAACTGAAAGCCAAGTACCCAGTGCTGGAGGGCAGGGGTACGCGGTATTTGAACTCGGGGTTATTCATGGGATATGCGTCGAAGGTGTATCGCATGTTGAAAACTCCGGTGAAGGACACGGACGATGATCAGCTGTACTACACGAAGGCCTATCTGGACGAGAAACAGCGAAATGAGCTCAAAATTAAGCTAGACCACACTGCTGCATTGTTCCAAAACTTGAACGGTATGGAAGAACAAGTTATACTCGCGCTGGATGAGGACACTaaggaagcattcctgaagaatACGGAGTATTCGACGGTTCCTCACCTAATTCACGGAAATGGGCCGAGTAAGCTTGTTCTGAATGGTTATGCAAATTATCTAGCTGGAGCATTCGTTGACGGAGAGTGCAAGACAGTTAACGAAGACCTCATTGAGCTGGATGAAGAAAATCTACCGACGGTCATGTTGGCACTGTTCATTGAAAAGGCAACTCCGTTTATCGAGGAATGGTTTGAAGGAATCGCCAGGATCAACTATCCGTTGAAGAAGATGGATCTACTCATCCACAATAATGTCGATTATCATAAACCAACGATCGACGCTTTTGTGGAGAAATACAGCAGTAGCTACCGATCGTACCGCATGGTAGACTACACCGACGATTATGAGGAGCTAGCAGGACGAACGCTAGCTGTTAGTCAGTGCCTTAAGAAGCAGTGCGATTATCTGCTGGTGGTTGACGCGGACGGTCACATCGACAATCCAGATATGCTCCGTAAACTGATAGTGCAAAATAAAAGCATCATTAGCCCTATGCTAAATCGCCCAGAGAAagtgtggagcaatttctggggtGCATTAAGCAGTCAAGGCTTCTATGCACGATCCAGTGACTACATGGATATCGTTAGCAGAAAAATCCTAGGGCAGTGGAACGTTCCTTTTATCTCAACAATCTATTTGGTGAAGTCATCCGTACTGCCTCTGGCCAGCTACGAACTACAAGGTACTGATCCGGATATGGCCTTCTGCTGGCATATGCGATCTAAGGGGGTTTTCATGTACGTGATCAACGTAGAACAGTACGGCCATCTAATCGATTCTGATTACTACGATACGACCAAAATTCATCCCGATTTCTACCAGCTGTTCAACAACAAGCATGACTGGGAAACCAAGTACATTTCGCCGGAATATTACAAACAGCTGGAAAAGGACTACGTACAGACGCAACCTTGCCCGGACGTGTACTGGTTGGCTATTGCAACGGAAACGTTTTGCGATCACCTCAAGGAAATTGTTGAAACATTTGGAAAGTGGTCAGATGGAACACATAGCGATAAGCGTTTGCAGGGAGGTTACGAAGCGGTCCCAACAAGGGACATCCATATGAATCAGGTTGGGCTGGAACAGGTGTGGTTGAAGTTTCTACAGTTGTACGTCAAACCACTGCAGGAGAAGGTTTTCATCGGTTATTATCACGAT CCCCCACGATCGCTGATGAACTTCGTCGTACGATATCGTCCAGACGAGCAACCATCGCTGAGACCACATCACGATTCATCAACCTATACCATAAACATCGCTCTTAACCGAGCTGGTATCGATTACGAGGGAGGTGGCTGTCATTTCCTGAG GTACAACTGCTCGGTAACCGACACTCGTAAAGGGTGGATGCTGATGCATCCAGGACGGCTAACCCACTTCCACGAAGGGCTGAGAACTACCAGTGGAACACGGTACATCATGATTTCGTTCGTTGATCCGTGA